One part of the Deinococcus aerolatus genome encodes these proteins:
- a CDS encoding ribbon-helix-helix domain-containing protein, giving the protein MTKKHVGGRGRKASNKHQTFSISLPPHLKDALDAAVTEEVSRSEVVAGLIEAHLLKQPPVRPAPAAKPPAPARAAAPQKRPAKPPATNLPAAVTVIAQQVSRGLKWKPEKYAAAEKLLAEGYTITRKPDSADYTTEKGSLVSWRTVQALLKLGVVVSLDWPAGK; this is encoded by the coding sequence ATGACCAAAAAGCATGTCGGTGGTAGAGGCAGGAAGGCCAGCAACAAACACCAGACCTTCAGTATCAGCTTGCCTCCACACCTAAAGGACGCCTTGGACGCTGCTGTGACTGAAGAGGTCAGCCGGTCTGAAGTGGTGGCTGGACTCATCGAGGCCCATCTACTGAAGCAACCACCAGTGAGGCCAGCACCAGCAGCTAAGCCACCAGCACCGGCTAGGGCAGCAGCACCGCAGAAGAGACCAGCGAAGCCACCAGCTACTAACCTCCCTGCTGCTGTGACCGTGATAGCGCAGCAGGTAAGCCGAGGTCTGAAGTGGAAGCCAGAGAAGTACGCCGCTGCTGAGAAGTTGCTGGCTGAGGGTTACACCATCACCAGGAAGCCGGATAGCGCCGACTACACCACCGAGAAGGGCAGTCTAGTCTCATGGCGCACCGTCCAGGCGCTGCTCAAGTTGGGTGTGGTGGTATCGCTTGATTGGCCAGCTGGGAAATAA
- a CDS encoding EcoRI family type II restriction endonuclease, translating into MAKKEDLRLQRLGTVINQTSSRQEKALVLALANVSRMLEEKFPGIRLKLETQWFLSTVVSNLRERFPEAEFHYYHERSSMRPDGGILSILDTEDKAYPILIAEKKNQGTNNLRAAEGKTKQAKGNAIERLGKNVIGFRTALMGESIFPFVCFGDGCDFEDGSTILDRVTTIAMFGKLNHEHLHNTGLKGIFDRGTFYFREKEWDEAEMTDKCYSIAEKSVFYYYSKHGEDSFVNPKNPQANHQSKLL; encoded by the coding sequence ATGGCGAAGAAAGAAGATCTTAGACTGCAGAGACTCGGAACTGTAATAAACCAAACCTCTTCGAGGCAAGAGAAAGCGCTTGTTCTAGCTTTAGCGAATGTATCTAGAATGCTTGAGGAGAAATTCCCTGGAATAAGATTGAAATTAGAAACCCAATGGTTTCTCTCTACTGTAGTCTCCAATCTGCGTGAGAGGTTTCCGGAAGCTGAGTTCCATTATTACCACGAGCGATCTTCGATGCGTCCTGATGGTGGAATACTTTCCATATTAGATACAGAAGATAAAGCCTATCCTATTCTAATTGCCGAGAAAAAGAATCAAGGAACAAACAATCTCCGGGCGGCTGAAGGAAAAACAAAGCAGGCAAAAGGAAATGCCATAGAAAGACTGGGGAAGAACGTTATTGGCTTTCGTACAGCCTTAATGGGCGAATCTATCTTTCCGTTTGTATGTTTCGGAGATGGATGTGACTTTGAAGATGGATCTACAATTCTCGATAGAGTTACCACAATAGCAATGTTTGGTAAATTAAATCACGAGCATTTACATAACACTGGATTAAAAGGAATATTTGACAGAGGAACGTTTTATTTCAGAGAAAAAGAATGGGACGAAGCTGAAATGACAGACAAGTGCTATTCTATTGCTGAAAAAAGTGTCTTCTATTATTATTCCAAGCATGGCGAAGATAGCTTTGTAAATCCCAAAAATCCTCAAGCTAATCATCAGAGTAAACTCCTATGA